In Prunus dulcis chromosome 1, ALMONDv2, whole genome shotgun sequence, the following are encoded in one genomic region:
- the LOC117613943 gene encoding exopolygalacturonase-like → MAIAGMSSHAILILCLAALACQASATAVTQVVPDIFRGTNLGVHDKVDPTEKIFNVLDHGAKPDGSGDSSIAFIQTWIAACRNHTGRSRVVIPKGTFKTGPVIFQGPCSCSKPIVVQVSGTIKGLNDISLYEEPFWFLFERVEGLVLTGNGVFDGQGSSSWKNIDGCSSCSPLPASIKFNGVKNGVIRGITSLNSKGVHVFLTNSQNIRVRGVNISAPDTSPNTDGIHISNSNNIKIARVHIGTGDDCIGMIQGSTNVAINNVVCGPGHGISIGSLGKYQNENDVTGIIVKKTTFLNTDNGIRIKSWPGSTPSRASGMIFQDLIMQNVKKPIIIDQEYCAGGCNKNQPSRVQISNVHYINIKGTTASKIAVDFICSSQFPCKNVELRDINLNYIGPSNGGPITSICKNAEVGFGGIQNPPACH, encoded by the exons ATGGCCATTGCAGGAATGTCGAGCCACGCCATTCTTATCTTGTGCTTAGCTGCACTGGCCTGTCAGGCCTCCGCAACCGCAGTTACCCAGGTTGTGCCCGATATTTTCCGTGGCACTAATTTGGGTGTCCATGACAAAGTGGATCCTACAGAGAAAATCTTTAACGTGTTGGATCATGGCGCCAAGCCTGATGGGTCTGGCGATTCAAGCATT GCTTTCATACAAACATGGATTGCAGCATGCCGCAACCACACCGGGAGATCAAGGGTTGTAATCCCAAAAGGGACTTTCAAAACTGGGCCAGTCATATTTCAAGGGCCATGCAGCTGCTCAAAACCCATTGTTGTTCAAGTTTCAGGGACCATCAAAGGCCTGAATGATATTTCCTTGTATGAAGAACCATTCTGGTTCTTGTTTGAACGTGTAGAGGGCTTGGTCCTCACAGGCAATGGCGTCTTTGATGGGCAAGGTTCAAGTTCCTGGAAAAACATTGATGGCTGCAGCAGTTGCAGTCCACTCCCAGCT AGCATCAAATTTAACGGTGTCAAAAACGGGGTCATCCGAGGCATCACCTCCCTTAACAGCAAAGGAGTTCACGTTTTCCTCACTAACAGCCAGAACATTAGGGTGCGAGGAGTGAACATCTCTGCCCCTGACACAAGCCCCAACACTGACGGCATCCACATCAGCAACTCCAACAACATAAAGATCGCCAGAGTTCACATTGGAACTGGTGATGATTGCATTGGCATGATTCAGGGATCCACCAACGTTGCCATCAACAATGTTGTCTGTGGCCCTGGACATGGCATCAG TATCGGTAGCCTTGGCAAGTACCAGAATGAAAATGACGTGACGGGGATCATCGTGAAGAAGACGACGTTTTTGAACACAGACAATGGGATTAGAATCAAATCATGGCCAGGATCGACCCCAAGCCGAGCCTCAGGCATGATTTTCCAGGACCTTATCATGCAGAATGTTAAGAAACCCATCATAATTGACCAAGAGTATTGCGCAGGGGGCTGCAACAAGAACCAG CCATCACGCGTACAGATCAGCAATGTTCACTACATAAACATCAAAGGGACCACAGCATCAAAGATTGCAGTGGATTTCATTTGCAGCAGCCAGTTCCCTTGCAAAAATGTTGAGCTTCGGGACATCAATTTGAACTACATTGGTCCCAGCAATGGCGGGCCTATCACCTCCATATGCAAAAATGCAGAAGTAGGATTTGGTGGCATACAAAACCCACCAGCCTGCCATTAA